One segment of Thermodesulfovibrio sp. 3907-1M DNA contains the following:
- a CDS encoding flagellar motor protein MotB, producing the protein MADKSKTTIIVKKIKKGHEAHHGGSWKVAYADFTTAMMAFFLLLWLISMLEPAKRAAIADYFTNFNLFQSGQSFMQQTSAIHEEVKPAQAENPAERFKEQMKKAIEEKLKELKDHIMIDTVEGGVRIQIVDLEGEPMFPLSSAEPTEKAREILKVVADNIKDEPAKIAVEGHTDAVPFRGGKTTNWELSTARASSARRELEKNGVAPEKIARVVGYADTMPLIKDDPKDPRNRRISIILMFEKGQTPSQTNYIQEKQG; encoded by the coding sequence GTGGCAGATAAATCTAAAACAACAATAATAGTTAAAAAAATTAAAAAAGGACATGAAGCTCATCATGGCGGAAGCTGGAAAGTAGCCTATGCTGATTTTACAACAGCCATGATGGCTTTCTTTTTACTGTTGTGGCTAATTTCCATGCTTGAACCTGCAAAAAGAGCTGCAATTGCCGATTACTTTACCAATTTCAATCTTTTCCAATCAGGTCAGTCTTTTATGCAACAGACTTCAGCAATTCATGAAGAAGTAAAGCCAGCTCAAGCAGAAAATCCTGCAGAACGATTTAAAGAGCAGATGAAAAAGGCAATTGAGGAAAAACTTAAAGAGCTTAAAGATCACATCATGATAGATACAGTTGAAGGAGGAGTAAGAATACAGATTGTTGATCTTGAAGGTGAACCAATGTTTCCTCTTTCCTCGGCAGAGCCAACTGAAAAGGCTCGGGAGATTTTAAAGGTAGTTGCAGACAATATAAAGGATGAACCGGCAAAAATTGCAGTAGAAGGTCATACAGATGCTGTGCCTTTCAGAGGAGGCAAAACTACAAACTGGGAGCTTTCCACTGCAAGAGCCTCTTCAGCAAGAAGAGAGCTTGAAAAAAATGGAGTTGCACCGGAAAAGATTGCAAGAGTTGTTGGTTATGCTGATACAATGCCACTTATAAAGGATGATCCAAAGGATCCGAGAAATCGCAGAATAAGCATTATTTTAATGTTTGAAAAGGGACAGACACCATCACAAACTAATTATATTCAGGAAAAACAAGGTTAA
- the motA gene encoding flagellar motor stator protein MotA, translating into MFVVIGGLVVLGSIISGYLLEKGNLSVLFQPAEVLIIFGAAIGALVIASPPHVLKGVIKGTIQTITGGKGYSKRDYMDTLLLLSELFTKIRKEGLISIEQDVEEPENSTILSKYPKFMKNHHAMALLTDTLRTVMTTTVSPYELESILDSEIETLHETESGPARNLLNIADSLPGLGIVAAVLGVVLTMGKMKEPPEVIGHSVGAALVGTFMGVLMCYGFVGPLARRLEASVNHEKEYLQVIKSALIAFVSGAAPQIAVEFARRNIPPHLRPTFHELEEEIRALKSGR; encoded by the coding sequence ATGTTTGTAGTAATTGGTGGATTAGTTGTCCTTGGAAGCATAATCAGTGGTTATCTTCTTGAAAAAGGGAATCTTTCAGTTCTTTTTCAGCCAGCAGAGGTTCTTATAATATTCGGTGCTGCTATAGGTGCACTTGTAATAGCTTCTCCTCCGCATGTATTAAAAGGCGTTATTAAAGGAACAATCCAAACAATCACAGGTGGCAAAGGTTATTCAAAAAGAGACTACATGGATACGCTATTACTTTTAAGTGAGCTTTTTACAAAGATCAGAAAAGAAGGACTTATATCAATTGAGCAAGATGTGGAAGAGCCTGAAAACAGCACTATTCTTTCTAAATATCCTAAGTTTATGAAAAATCATCATGCAATGGCACTTCTTACGGATACCCTGAGAACAGTAATGACAACAACGGTCTCTCCATACGAGCTTGAAAGTATTCTTGACAGTGAGATTGAAACATTACATGAAACAGAATCAGGACCTGCAAGAAATCTTCTTAATATTGCTGACAGTCTCCCTGGACTTGGAATTGTGGCAGCAGTCTTGGGAGTTGTTTTAACAATGGGTAAAATGAAGGAACCTCCTGAAGTTATAGGACATTCTGTGGGAGCAGCTTTAGTTGGAACATTTATGGGAGTCCTTATGTGCTACGGATTTGTTGGTCCCTTAGCAAGAAGGCTTGAAGCAAGCGTAAATCATGAGAAAGAATACTTACAGGTAATAAAGTCTGCATTGATAGCCTTTGTAAGCGGAGCAGCTCCTCAGATTGCTGTTGAGTTTGCTCGTAGAAATATTCCTCCTCATTTAAGACCCACTTTCCATGAATTAGAAGAAGAAATAAGAGCATTGAAGAGTGGCAGATAA